The DNA segment TTTAACAAAATATCTGGAATAGTAACTATCATCATATCTATTTCTCCTCCCTTTTATAATTAATATCGGGAGGAAATAGATAATACTTAATACTTTAATTGTCAATTTGTTATAAAAAAACGCAAAAGTTTAGATAGTAAATTTGGGTAACTGTTCAGCCACAGAGGCACAGAGTTCACAGAGAATTAGAGAAATTAGCCATAAATGGACACGAATTAACCTCTGACATTCGATAAATGTAATGCGAACCTTTGTATGTGTTTAGCGTATTTATGCATTGGATACAAACCTGAAAGGTTTGAATTTTACATAACCGTAGGTAAAACCTACGGAAATGGACATTTACGATGTCTCTCAACCCTGAAAGGGTTGAATTTTAAACGAGGGATAAAATTCGACCCTTTCAGGGTCTCAGAGTGCATGTATGTGTTTCTTCCGTAGATTGCATCTACGGTTATGTGAAGTTTGACGCTTTCAGCGTCGGAAAAAAATATCGTCACGCTAAACACATACGAACCTTTAGGTTTGCTTTCCTGCTTGCCAGAAGCGAGGCTAAAGTCTCGCACTACAAATCTTTTTATTATTCGTGTTCATTCGTGGTTATATATTCCCTCTGTGTTCTCTGTGACTCTGTGGTTATATCCCGGAACGGTTACAAATTTGGAGAATAAAAAAATGGGTAATGAAGAGATAGAAAAACACCTGGAATTAGGTGAAGATTCTAAGTGGGAGTTTAAGTCAGAAATTTCACATCCCGATGACCTATCTTCTGAAATTGTCGCTATGGCAAACTCTGAAGGCGGAACTATCCTACTTGGTGTCTCTGATAAGGGAGAACCAACTGGTAACCTTGATGATAAGGAAACAATGAATACAGTGGTTGTCTCAATAGAAAATATCTCTCGGAATAATATAGAACCCGCTTTATTTCTTACCTGGGAAAAGATAAAGATAAATGGTCACACAATCCTGGCGATTAAAATTCCCAAAGGTCCAGATAGACCATACCGCACCAACAAAGGAGTCTATTATCTCCGTGTGGGGACAAGCAAAAAGATTATTAGTCGGGGAGAGTTAGCAAAGCTCTTTCAATCTACCGGCTTATTTTATCCTGATGAATCCCCGGTTTTAAATACGGACATCGCTGATATTGATAGTGATTATCTGAACAAAGCCTGGCCCGAATTAGTAAGCATACCTTTATCTAAAGCCAGACTCAAAGACTGTGGGATAATAAGCACTGATGAATCTGCTTTGACAATTGGTGGGCTTATCTGCTATGGCAAAGAACCACAAAAAAGGCTACCTTATGCCAGGATTACTGCCATCAGATTCCCGGAAGGAGATATTGAAGGTGGACATAGGTATCTTGAGAGGTTAGAGATTGAAGGCAGGATTGAAGACCAGGCAAAGGAAGCAACTATGTTTTTGACTCGTCATCTTGGAATAGTAGAAGAAATTTTGACATTTGCTTCGGAAACTCAAACCAGCCCTCCCAAACTCTTATTATCAGCCATTCAGGAAGGAATAATCAATGCCCTGGTTCACCGCGATTACACCCTTCCTTCCCAAATTAGACTCTTTGTCTTTGATGACAGGATAGAAATATTAAGTCCTGGCAGGTTGTTGAATACGGTAAATCTTTCAGAACTGAAACTTGGCTGTCATGCGGTTAGAAACCGTATCATCTTTGCCCATTGTCTGAGGCTGAAATTGGTTTATAATGTGGGATTGGGTATTCCAACAATGTTCAGGCTAACACTCAGGGCAGGTCTTCCTGAACCAGAAATAAGTCTTGTCGGCTCAGAATTTAGACTTGTCTTCAGGAGAAACGCTCATGTCCACAGCGCGGACACAAACGACGATGAAAATTAATGGGACGCAGATTTACAGGATTTACAAGATTTTAAAGAAAAGCCACTAATGCTCTGTCGCCATTCAAGTGATTGATTGGCCGTTGTCCCCCGCTGGCGGGGGTAGGGGGTGGATTCTTCTATTTCAGATTTCATATTCCACCCCCTTAATCCCCCGCCAGCGGGGAACATCAATTGAGTAGCGACAGAGCACTAAGGCACTATAAAAACATCAAGAAACTTTAAGGAAATAACTATAGAAATACAATAATAAAAAATTAATTTTAATCCTGTTCATCTGCGAAAATCTGCGTCCAATTTTACATTTTCAGGGGAAACGGGCATGACCTGCGGCTACCAGCCTTTCCGAGTCCCGAACCCCGAGTCCCGAGTCCCGATTTTCAGGAGAAC comes from the bacterium genome and includes:
- a CDS encoding RNA-binding domain-containing protein: MGNEEIEKHLELGEDSKWEFKSEISHPDDLSSEIVAMANSEGGTILLGVSDKGEPTGNLDDKETMNTVVVSIENISRNNIEPALFLTWEKIKINGHTILAIKIPKGPDRPYRTNKGVYYLRVGTSKKIISRGELAKLFQSTGLFYPDESPVLNTDIADIDSDYLNKAWPELVSIPLSKARLKDCGIISTDESALTIGGLICYGKEPQKRLPYARITAIRFPEGDIEGGHRYLERLEIEGRIEDQAKEATMFLTRHLGIVEEILTFASETQTSPPKLLLSAIQEGIINALVHRDYTLPSQIRLFVFDDRIEILSPGRLLNTVNLSELKLGCHAVRNRIIFAHCLRLKLVYNVGLGIPTMFRLTLRAGLPEPEISLVGSEFRLVFRRNAHVHSADTNDDEN